In Phreatobacter aquaticus, a single genomic region encodes these proteins:
- a CDS encoding alpha/beta fold hydrolase, whose product MNDPTIRLESIKANGITMRYAEAGSGPLVLFCHGWPEGWASWRHQIEAVARAGYRAVAPDMRGYGGTDAPAEIDRYTILDLVGDQACLVKALGETSAVVVGHDWGAPVAWHCALFRPDMFRAVVGMSVPWTPPGHTDLLSSLEKLGIRDFYIQYFQAPGIADAELDKDPAESLRRIYFDGFGNRPDRKKSMIRMKSPGGLLANIDEPGAMPDWLPADHMDYMIEQFRVSGFRGGLNWYRNLVRNFHLGAAWRGEPIRQPSLFIAGSHDGVMHFPASKAQIEAYPKTLPGCRGVHLLDGAGHWIQQERPEEVNDLLIAFLKGL is encoded by the coding sequence ATGAACGACCCAACGATCCGCCTTGAGAGCATCAAGGCCAATGGCATCACCATGCGCTATGCCGAGGCAGGCTCGGGGCCGCTTGTGCTGTTCTGCCATGGCTGGCCGGAAGGCTGGGCCTCGTGGCGCCACCAGATCGAGGCGGTGGCCCGCGCAGGCTATCGCGCCGTTGCTCCGGACATGCGGGGCTATGGCGGTACCGATGCGCCCGCCGAGATCGACCGCTACACGATCCTCGATCTGGTCGGTGATCAGGCCTGTCTGGTCAAGGCGCTGGGCGAGACCTCGGCCGTGGTCGTCGGCCATGACTGGGGAGCGCCGGTTGCCTGGCACTGTGCGCTGTTCCGGCCAGACATGTTCCGCGCGGTGGTTGGCATGAGCGTGCCCTGGACGCCGCCGGGCCATACCGATCTCCTGAGCTCGCTTGAGAAGCTCGGAATCCGCGATTTCTATATCCAGTATTTCCAGGCCCCCGGCATAGCGGACGCGGAACTCGACAAGGATCCGGCCGAGAGCCTCCGGCGCATCTATTTCGACGGTTTCGGCAACCGCCCGGACCGCAAGAAGTCGATGATCCGGATGAAGAGCCCCGGCGGCCTGCTGGCCAATATCGACGAGCCCGGCGCCATGCCCGATTGGCTGCCGGCCGACCACATGGATTACATGATCGAGCAGTTCCGGGTGTCGGGCTTTCGCGGCGGGCTGAACTGGTACCGCAATCTCGTCCGCAATTTCCATCTGGGCGCGGCGTGGCGCGGCGAACCAATCCGCCAGCCGTCGCTCTTCATCGCGGGATCGCATGACGGGGTCATGCATTTCCCGGCATCGAAGGCGCAGATCGAGGCCTATCCCAAGACGCTGCCGGGATGCCGCGGCGTCCATCTTCTCGATGGCGCCGGGCACTGGATCCAGCAGGAGCGACCCGAGGAGGTCAACGACCTCCTCATCGCCTTCCTGAAGGGGCTCTGA
- a CDS encoding MDR family MFS transporter: MQASDTQGTATPQADQPQFTHQQILRVLSGILLCIFLGAIDQTVVIPAVPAIAADLSGFSHLAWIISAYLLTSTAMTPIFGKLSDIYGPRKLLLIALVIFAVASACCALAGSLGQLIIARAFQGVGGAGLMAMAQVAIANVVSPRERGRYQVYMASTWAVACVAGPILGGWVTEALSWRWIFWVNLPLAAIAMVLCDRSLKVLKPRAVSARIDWIGALLLTATISVWLLVLSWGGVEVPWLSTTILALVATGVGLIALLVFQERRAADPLLPPRLFANSVFVRGVLIAFFGALGLFAASFLLPLFFQLVWGLDAATSGILLVPFLGFSCVGAYCAGTLARRRGKMKAIMVAGLCGCVLGFLMLAVLDSSTPRIVMIAYQVVLGFCIGMIMPSSLVCVQNAADRRDVGSATGSVLFLRTMGGAFGSTLVGALLANGFATRLMDLGIAARIDLGEVRHAGGAIAGVPAAMMPQVQVALAGAFHMAFFACAVLMAVAVVVALGIRDLPLRTAPANEPAEPAALAH; this comes from the coding sequence ATGCAGGCTTCCGACACGCAGGGAACGGCCACTCCTCAGGCGGATCAGCCCCAATTCACCCATCAGCAGATCCTGCGGGTGCTGAGCGGCATCCTGCTGTGCATCTTCCTCGGCGCGATCGACCAGACAGTGGTCATTCCAGCCGTGCCGGCCATCGCCGCCGACCTCAGCGGTTTCAGCCACCTCGCCTGGATCATTTCCGCCTATCTGCTGACCTCGACCGCGATGACGCCCATCTTCGGCAAGCTGTCGGACATCTACGGCCCGCGGAAGCTCTTGCTGATCGCGCTCGTCATCTTCGCCGTCGCCTCGGCCTGCTGCGCGCTGGCCGGCAGCCTCGGACAATTGATCATCGCCCGCGCCTTCCAGGGCGTTGGCGGCGCCGGCCTCATGGCCATGGCGCAGGTGGCGATCGCCAATGTGGTCAGTCCGCGCGAGCGCGGCCGCTACCAGGTCTACATGGCCTCCACCTGGGCCGTCGCCTGCGTTGCCGGTCCGATCCTGGGCGGCTGGGTGACGGAGGCCTTGTCGTGGCGCTGGATCTTCTGGGTCAACCTGCCGCTTGCCGCCATTGCCATGGTCCTCTGCGATCGCTCCCTGAAGGTCCTGAAGCCGCGCGCCGTTTCGGCCAGGATCGACTGGATCGGTGCGCTGCTGCTGACCGCGACCATCAGCGTCTGGCTGCTGGTCCTGAGCTGGGGCGGTGTGGAGGTGCCCTGGCTGTCCACCACCATCCTCGCGCTGGTCGCGACCGGCGTGGGATTGATCGCGCTGCTGGTGTTCCAGGAGCGCCGTGCGGCCGACCCGCTTCTCCCGCCCCGCCTGTTCGCCAATTCGGTCTTCGTGCGCGGCGTGCTCATCGCCTTCTTTGGGGCGCTGGGGCTGTTTGCCGCGAGCTTCCTGCTGCCTCTGTTCTTCCAGCTTGTCTGGGGGCTCGATGCTGCAACCTCTGGCATCCTGCTGGTGCCCTTCCTCGGCTTCAGCTGCGTGGGAGCCTATTGCGCGGGAACGCTGGCGCGCCGGCGCGGCAAGATGAAGGCGATCATGGTGGCGGGGCTTTGCGGCTGCGTCCTCGGCTTCCTCATGCTGGCCGTGCTCGACAGTTCGACGCCACGCATCGTGATGATCGCCTATCAGGTGGTTCTTGGATTCTGCATCGGTATGATCATGCCGAGCAGCCTGGTCTGCGTGCAGAATGCCGCTGATCGGCGAGATGTGGGGTCGGCCACCGGCAGCGTCCTGTTCCTGCGCACGATGGGTGGCGCCTTCGGCAGCACGCTGGTCGGCGCCCTGCTCGCCAACGGCTTTGCGACCCGCCTCATGGACCTCGGCATTGCCGCCCGGATTGATCTCGGCGAGGTCCGCCACGCCGGAGGGGCCATTGCCGGCGTGCCGGCCGCGATGATGCCGCAGGTGCAGGTGGCGCTGGCCGGCGCCTTCCACATGGCCTTTTTCGCCTGCGCCGTTCTGATGGCCGTTGCTGTGGTTGTCGCGCTCGGCATCCGGGACCTGCCGCTGAGAACGGCACCCGCCAACGAGCCGGCCGAACCTGCGGCGCTGGCTCACTGA